In Deinococcus psychrotolerans, a genomic segment contains:
- the serA gene encoding phosphoglycerate dehydrogenase, with amino-acid sequence MTASATHSEQLQANLTAPLRVLICDEMNPGNLDFPGFELEYEGNLPREETLRRLPDFDALITRSRTKVDKELIDAAGPRLKVIGRGGVGVDNIDLDYASLRGLLVLNAPESNNVSAAELAVMHLMAAARGLTRSDAKTRAGDWDRKFLGLELKDRTLGIIGLGRIGSMVADRAQGLKMNVVAYDPYVPDSKFERLGVGRMATLDELLAQVDAVTVHTPLTDETRGMLGQAELAKLRPGSIAVNAARGGIIDEQALVDALSSGHLFAAGIDVFVDEPPTPEHIFLHAPNLGITAHLGANTVEAQERVGAEIVGRVLAALKGDVSRGAVNAPSLDPKTMEALGGYMTLGEKLGRILAQLLPGASDVEVTFRGDFPADPAPVLTSVLVGYLSGSTDERPNMINARALAKERGLSVAVREQTDSPDYQTEVIVKVTQHGAKERSRTVGGTVFGKSPRLTRLRDFRVELEPEGYILIASNEDKPGAVAKLSNLLGTWGVNIAGMALGRAQKGGQALFTLTLDDALSPEQLDAVRALDVIESAYLVRA; translated from the coding sequence ATGACCGCCTCCGCGACCCATTCCGAACAGCTTCAAGCCAACCTGACCGCGCCCCTGCGGGTGCTGATCTGCGACGAGATGAACCCCGGTAACCTCGACTTTCCCGGCTTTGAGCTGGAATACGAGGGCAACTTGCCGCGTGAGGAAACCCTGCGCCGCTTGCCCGACTTCGACGCGCTGATTACCCGCAGCCGCACCAAAGTCGACAAAGAGCTGATCGACGCCGCTGGCCCGCGCCTGAAAGTCATCGGGCGCGGCGGGGTGGGCGTGGACAACATCGACCTCGATTACGCCTCGCTGCGTGGTTTGCTGGTGCTCAACGCTCCCGAGAGCAACAATGTTTCGGCAGCGGAGCTGGCCGTGATGCACTTGATGGCCGCCGCCAGAGGGCTGACCCGCAGCGACGCCAAAACCCGCGCGGGCGACTGGGATCGCAAGTTCCTCGGCCTCGAACTCAAAGACCGCACGCTGGGCATCATCGGGCTGGGGCGCATCGGCAGCATGGTGGCCGATAGAGCGCAGGGCCTCAAGATGAATGTGGTGGCTTACGACCCTTACGTGCCCGACAGCAAATTCGAGCGCCTGGGCGTTGGGCGGATGGCCACGCTCGACGAGTTGCTGGCGCAGGTAGACGCGGTGACGGTTCACACCCCGCTGACCGACGAAACGCGCGGCATGTTGGGTCAGGCCGAGCTCGCCAAGCTGAGGCCCGGCTCCATCGCCGTGAATGCGGCGCGGGGCGGCATCATCGACGAGCAGGCGCTGGTGGACGCCCTGAGCAGCGGTCACCTCTTCGCGGCGGGCATCGACGTGTTCGTGGACGAGCCGCCCACCCCCGAACACATCTTTTTGCACGCGCCCAACCTCGGCATCACCGCTCACTTGGGGGCCAACACCGTCGAAGCGCAGGAGCGGGTCGGCGCGGAAATCGTGGGCCGGGTGCTGGCCGCGCTGAAAGGCGACGTGAGCAGGGGAGCGGTCAACGCGCCCTCGCTCGATCCCAAGACGATGGAAGCGCTGGGCGGCTATATGACGCTCGGCGAAAAGCTGGGCCGCATTCTGGCGCAACTTTTGCCGGGAGCCAGCGACGTGGAGGTGACGTTCCGGGGCGACTTTCCCGCCGACCCTGCGCCGGTGCTGACCAGCGTGCTGGTGGGCTACTTGTCGGGCAGCACCGATGAGCGCCCCAACATGATCAACGCCCGCGCTCTGGCCAAAGAACGCGGGCTCTCGGTGGCGGTGCGCGAGCAGACCGACAGCCCCGACTACCAAACCGAAGTGATCGTCAAAGTCACCCAGCACGGCGCAAAAGAGCGCTCCCGCACGGTGGGCGGCACGGTCTTTGGCAAGTCGCCGCGCCTGACCCGCCTGCGCGACTTCAGGGTCGAGCTGGAACCTGAAGGCTACATCCTGATCGCTTCCAACGAAGACAAGCCCGGCGCAGTCGCCAAGCTCAGCAACTTGCTGGGCACCTGGGGCGTCAACATCGCGGGCATGGCGCTGGGCCGCGCTCAGAAGGGTGGGCAGGCGCTGTTTACCCTGACGCTGGACGACGCCCTCAGCCCCGAGCAACTCGACGCGGTGAGGGCGCTGGACGTGATCGAATCGGCGTATCTGGTGCGGGCGTAG
- a CDS encoding class I SAM-dependent rRNA methyltransferase gives MPVRAASSTTLPPQLARLIKQCSVQRKDLPAQGTTFYRAVHTTETGGLFALERAGSVGVLSLYADFSAEQEVELAAACAETGLSSLYLKRRPREASHAANVEREWLSPPQPIWGQDLPELTALENGVPYLIRPGHDLSIGLFSDARPARAWVRQRAQGSRVLNTFAYTCGFGVSAALAGAERVKNLDLSRKVLSWGQENYALSGLAAPDTDFVYGDVFDWLGRLGKRGEQFDLVILDPPSFARSKAGVWRSERDYARLLTLAASVTAPGGQVLALCNHAGLAPATFDKMLSAGAALASRRLSVTARFGAGQDYPGAEHLKVRALKLA, from the coding sequence ATGCCTGTCCGTGCCGCTTCATCGACCACTCTCCCGCCTCAACTGGCACGCCTCATCAAGCAGTGCAGCGTCCAGCGTAAGGATTTACCCGCGCAGGGCACCACCTTTTACCGTGCCGTCCACACCACCGAAACCGGCGGTTTGTTCGCTTTGGAGCGGGCCGGAAGTGTGGGCGTGCTGAGCTTGTACGCTGACTTCAGCGCCGAGCAGGAAGTGGAGTTGGCAGCGGCCTGCGCTGAAACTGGACTCAGCAGCCTCTATCTCAAGCGCCGCCCGCGTGAGGCCAGCCACGCCGCCAATGTGGAGCGGGAATGGCTCTCACCGCCGCAGCCGATTTGGGGCCAAGACCTGCCGGAACTGACGGCGCTGGAAAATGGCGTGCCGTACCTGATTCGCCCCGGCCACGACCTCAGCATCGGCCTGTTCAGTGACGCCCGCCCCGCCCGCGCCTGGGTGCGCCAGCGAGCACAGGGAAGTCGGGTGCTCAACACCTTCGCGTACACCTGCGGCTTTGGGGTGAGTGCGGCGCTTGCGGGGGCCGAGCGCGTCAAAAACCTCGACCTGTCGCGCAAGGTGCTGAGCTGGGGCCAGGAGAATTACGCCCTGAGCGGCCTCGCCGCCCCCGACACCGATTTCGTTTACGGCGACGTGTTTGACTGGCTGGGGCGGCTCGGCAAACGCGGCGAACAGTTTGATCTGGTCATTCTCGACCCGCCGAGTTTTGCCCGCAGCAAGGCAGGTGTCTGGCGCAGCGAGCGCGATTATGCCCGCTTACTGACGCTGGCGGCCAGCGTCACCGCGCCGGGCGGGCAGGTGCTGGCGCTGTGCAACCACGCTGGACTCGCTCCCGCCACCTTTGACAAAATGCTCAGCGCGGGAGCGGCGCTGGCCAGCAGGCGACTGAGTGTTACGGCCCGCTTCGGGGCGGGTCAGGATTATCCGGGGGCCGAGCACCTCAAAGTGCGGGCGCTGAAACTGGCCTGA
- a CDS encoding uracil-DNA glycosylase — MSLPSVDSAQLAALAEQNKSCQACELRLGCTQVVVSDGNPEAQLVIIGEGPGGDEDRTGRPFVGRGGQLLDKILSAVQLSRDEVYVTNIVKCRPPSNRTPLPLESETCTSLWLEPQLALLRPRVIVSLGNTPTQYLLQTRQGITKLRGVWHDYKQRGGLYSAYLMPMFHPAYLLRNDTRAVGGPKSLTWQDIKEVRAVLDGKTPQGLGDLRAESGQETLF, encoded by the coding sequence ATGAGTCTGCCTTCAGTCGATTCTGCCCAACTCGCCGCGCTTGCCGAGCAAAACAAAAGCTGTCAGGCCTGTGAGCTGCGCCTAGGCTGCACCCAAGTCGTCGTCAGCGACGGCAACCCCGAGGCCCAGTTGGTCATCATTGGCGAGGGGCCGGGCGGCGACGAAGACCGAACCGGGCGGCCTTTCGTGGGGCGCGGCGGGCAACTGCTCGACAAGATTCTGAGCGCCGTGCAGCTCAGCCGGGACGAAGTGTACGTCACCAACATCGTCAAATGCCGCCCGCCGAGCAACCGCACGCCGCTGCCGCTGGAAAGCGAGACCTGCACTTCGCTGTGGCTGGAGCCGCAACTGGCCCTGTTGCGCCCCCGCGTGATCGTCTCGCTGGGCAACACCCCCACCCAGTACCTGCTGCAAACCCGTCAGGGCATCACCAAGCTGCGCGGCGTTTGGCATGACTACAAGCAACGTGGGGGCCTGTATTCGGCTTACCTGATGCCGATGTTTCACCCCGCTTATCTGCTGCGCAACGACACCCGCGCTGTCGGCGGCCCCAAGAGTTTGACCTGGCAAGACATCAAAGAAGTGCGGGCTGTGCTGGACGGTAAAACGCCGCAGGGATTGGGCGACTTGCGAGCAGAGTCAGGCCAAGAAACGCTGTTCTAA
- a CDS encoding YiaA/YiaB family inner membrane protein, giving the protein MSAAHTNPDVLGDSSSWMSFIWIGFVTSMTLMLIGIYFLPVDWWIRGYLYMGTLFLTASTLTLSKSLRDRHEYERLVNRVKNARTEQVLSQFDRT; this is encoded by the coding sequence ATGAGTGCAGCCCACACCAACCCCGACGTATTAGGTGATTCTTCGTCTTGGATGTCGTTTATCTGGATCGGTTTTGTCACCAGCATGACGCTGATGCTGATCGGCATTTACTTTTTGCCGGTGGATTGGTGGATTCGCGGCTACCTCTACATGGGCACCCTCTTTCTGACGGCCAGCACCCTGACACTCTCCAAGAGTTTGCGTGACCGCCACGAATATGAGCGCCTCGTCAACCGCGTCAAGAATGCCCGCACCGAGCAAGTGCTGAGTCAGTTTGACCGGACTTGA
- a CDS encoding LLM class flavin-dependent oxidoreductase: MSDSTPIPFELGLYSFGERTPDTQTGLTVSPQQRLRDLLEEIELADQVGLDVYGIGEHHRTDYLVSTPAVVLAAAAARTKTIRLTSAVTVLGTEDPVRVFQAFATLDLISGGRAEIMAGRGSFSESFPIFIGGMPRDYDELFAEKLDLLLQLRDSERISWSGKYRPALVNVGIYPRPAQDELPIWLAVGGTPASAVRAGQLGLPLALAIIGGMPEQFKGFTDLYRDSAAQAGRDPAALKLGINSHGYIAATSQAARDESFPAHAAAMYAIGKERGWSKMTRQQYDASSTLRGAYFVGDPEQVAEKILYQHEIFDHNRFLLQMSVGTLPHAQIMKAVELYGTQVAPLVRSEVAKRQKREVVSV, translated from the coding sequence ATGTCTGATTCCACTCCAATTCCCTTTGAACTCGGTCTCTATAGCTTCGGCGAGCGCACGCCCGACACCCAGACGGGCCTGACCGTCAGTCCGCAGCAGCGCCTCCGCGATTTGCTGGAAGAAATAGAGCTGGCCGATCAAGTGGGCTTGGACGTCTACGGCATCGGCGAGCATCACCGCACTGATTATCTGGTGTCCACTCCGGCGGTGGTGCTGGCGGCAGCAGCGGCCCGAACCAAGACGATCCGGCTGACCAGCGCCGTGACCGTGCTGGGCACCGAAGACCCGGTGCGGGTGTTTCAGGCCTTTGCCACGCTGGATCTCATCTCGGGTGGCCGCGCCGAAATCATGGCCGGGCGCGGCAGCTTTTCCGAGTCCTTCCCCATTTTCATTGGCGGAATGCCGCGCGATTACGATGAGCTGTTTGCCGAGAAACTGGACTTGCTGCTCCAATTGCGTGACTCCGAGCGCATTTCCTGGTCGGGGAAATACCGCCCGGCGCTGGTGAATGTGGGCATTTATCCGCGCCCAGCGCAAGATGAATTGCCGATCTGGTTGGCGGTGGGCGGCACCCCCGCTTCAGCGGTGCGGGCCGGGCAACTCGGCCTTCCGCTGGCCTTGGCGATCATCGGCGGAATGCCCGAGCAGTTTAAGGGCTTCACCGACCTCTACCGCGATTCGGCGGCGCAGGCCGGGCGCGACCCCGCCGCACTCAAGCTGGGCATCAACTCGCACGGCTACATCGCCGCGACCTCGCAGGCCGCCCGTGACGAGTCGTTTCCGGCGCACGCCGCCGCCATGTACGCCATCGGCAAGGAGCGCGGCTGGAGCAAGATGACCCGCCAGCAATACGACGCTTCCAGCACCTTGCGCGGCGCGTACTTCGTGGGCGACCCCGAACAGGTGGCCGAGAAGATTTTGTATCAGCACGAGATCTTTGACCACAACCGCTTTTTGCTTCAGATGAGTGTCGGCACGCTTCCCCACGCCCAGATCATGAAAGCGGTTGAGTTGTACGGCACGCAAGTTGCGCCGCTGGTCAGAAGTGAAGTCGCCAAGCGGCAAAAGCGGGAAGTGGTTTCGGTCTAA
- a CDS encoding diaminopropionate ammonia-lyase: MMQPDAAARIFVNPRPQTFETPTQTGLSDFHRKLPLYAPTPLVSAPYVAAVLGVRQVWVKDESSRLGLPAYKILGAAWATYKELETRFGPFQPWETLSELRGQLPPVTLVAATDGNHGRAVARMAHWLELGAQILVPSDMAAARQNAIRSEGADVEVVDGSYDQAVSAAAKLADDTHLVISDTAWEGYQRVPAWVIAGYGTIFGEIDQQLAALGAGQPSAVAAQMGVGSLAAAVIQHYRAAESTHVLGVEPTQADCVLRSLEAGQLTEVAGPHRSIMAGLNCGNTSPLAWPLLQGGLSASVAVPDARAEDAMRLLAASGVVSGESGAAGLAGFLELLSGRHPAAAAALSLTQDSSLLIISTEGATDPETYRRIVG, translated from the coding sequence ATGATGCAACCTGATGCCGCCGCCCGCATTTTTGTCAATCCTCGGCCACAAACTTTTGAAACCCCGACTCAGACCGGCCTGAGCGACTTTCACCGCAAATTGCCATTGTACGCGCCGACGCCGCTGGTGAGTGCGCCGTACGTGGCCGCTGTGCTGGGCGTGCGGCAGGTCTGGGTCAAGGATGAATCCAGCCGCCTGGGACTGCCTGCTTACAAGATTTTGGGTGCGGCTTGGGCCACTTACAAAGAACTCGAAACCCGCTTTGGCCCGTTCCAGCCGTGGGAAACGCTGAGTGAGTTGCGCGGGCAACTGCCGCCCGTGACTTTGGTGGCCGCCACCGACGGCAATCACGGCAGGGCAGTGGCCCGCATGGCCCACTGGCTGGAGCTGGGGGCGCAGATTTTGGTGCCGAGCGACATGGCAGCGGCCCGCCAAAATGCCATTCGCAGCGAAGGTGCGGATGTAGAGGTCGTCGACGGTTCTTACGATCAAGCGGTCAGCGCCGCCGCCAAGCTGGCCGACGACACCCACCTGGTCATCAGCGATACGGCCTGGGAAGGCTATCAGCGCGTACCGGCCTGGGTCATCGCGGGCTACGGCACGATTTTTGGCGAAATAGATCAGCAGCTCGCCGCACTGGGAGCCGGTCAGCCGAGCGCTGTGGCCGCGCAAATGGGCGTCGGTTCGCTGGCAGCGGCGGTCATTCAGCATTACCGCGCCGCCGAGAGCACCCACGTTCTGGGCGTGGAGCCGACGCAGGCCGATTGCGTGCTGCGCTCATTGGAGGCGGGCCAACTGACCGAAGTGGCTGGCCCTCACCGCTCCATCATGGCGGGGCTGAACTGCGGCAACACTTCGCCGCTGGCGTGGCCGCTGCTGCAAGGTGGCCTCAGCGCGTCGGTGGCGGTGCCGGACGCAAGGGCCGAAGACGCCATGCGCCTGCTTGCCGCCAGCGGCGTCGTGTCGGGCGAAAGTGGCGCGGCGGGCTTGGCCGGCTTTCTGGAACTGCTGAGCGGGCGTCATCCCGCTGCGGCGGCGGCTCTCAGCCTGACCCAAGACAGCAGTCTGCTCATCATTTCTACCGAAGGCGCGACCGATCCCGAAACGTACCGGCGGATCGTGGGCTAA
- a CDS encoding ArgE/DapE family deacylase: MLENLTESTLTELLAALIQIDSTNPSLIAGGVGEAPIAQFVEDWLTRRGIEVELDQAAAGRPSVVARVRGQGGGYTLLLNAHLDTVGTANMPDALTPRIQDGRMYGRGSYDMKSGLAACMLALLDAQSANLRGDVILTAVADEEYASIGTSSVLRRVSADAAIVTEPTSLKLCVAHKGFTWHQIKTFGVAAHGSRPDLGSDAVAQMGRVLSKLEALQTELECRPAHPLLGHASVHASTIAGGQELSSYPAECTLNLERRTLPGEAAEAVSAEWEGILAELSNSPDFKAEHQLLLSRSAFSVPGDAPIVQILEVQAAQVLGHLPEQIGLSFWMDSALIAGAGIPTVIFGPHGGGAHSADEWVDLESVEQCRAILSRVVRAFCG; this comes from the coding sequence GTGCTTGAGAATCTGACTGAGTCGACGCTGACCGAGCTGCTCGCCGCCCTGATCCAAATAGATTCCACCAATCCATCCTTAATCGCTGGCGGCGTGGGTGAAGCGCCGATTGCCCAATTTGTGGAAGATTGGCTGACCCGGCGCGGGATAGAGGTGGAGCTCGATCAAGCCGCAGCAGGCCGCCCAAGTGTGGTGGCGCGGGTGCGCGGGCAAGGCGGGGGCTACACGCTGCTGCTCAATGCCCACTTGGACACCGTCGGCACGGCCAATATGCCGGACGCGCTGACACCCCGTATTCAAGACGGGCGGATGTACGGGCGCGGCAGCTACGACATGAAAAGTGGGCTTGCCGCCTGCATGTTGGCGCTGCTGGACGCCCAGTCGGCCAACTTGCGCGGTGACGTGATTTTGACGGCGGTGGCCGACGAGGAATACGCCAGCATCGGCACCAGCTCGGTGCTGCGGCGGGTGAGTGCCGACGCCGCCATTGTCACCGAACCCACCAGCTTGAAGCTGTGCGTGGCCCATAAGGGCTTCACTTGGCATCAAATCAAAACCTTTGGCGTGGCCGCGCACGGTTCAAGGCCCGATCTGGGCAGCGACGCCGTCGCCCAGATGGGCAGGGTGCTGAGCAAACTGGAAGCCTTGCAAACTGAGCTGGAATGCCGCCCCGCTCATCCACTCTTGGGGCACGCCTCTGTCCACGCCTCGACCATTGCGGGCGGTCAAGAACTCTCCAGTTATCCAGCAGAATGCACCTTGAACTTGGAGCGCCGCACGCTGCCCGGTGAGGCGGCGGAAGCCGTGAGCGCCGAGTGGGAGGGCATTTTAGCTGAACTCTCAAACTCCCCAGACTTCAAGGCCGAGCATCAACTCCTGCTTTCCCGTTCAGCCTTTAGCGTGCCGGGTGACGCGCCCATCGTGCAAATACTTGAAGTGCAGGCCGCACAGGTCTTGGGGCACCTACCGGAGCAAATCGGCCTGAGTTTTTGGATGGACTCGGCGTTGATCGCCGGTGCGGGCATTCCCACCGTTATTTTCGGGCCACACGGCGGCGGAGCGCACTCGGCAGATGAATGGGTAGACCTTGAGTCGGTAGAGCAGTGCAGGGCCATCTTGAGCAGGGTGGTTCGGGCGTTTTGTGGATAG
- a CDS encoding DUF1844 domain-containing protein, whose translation MANPEFLGLVHSLQATAEAALGDINAATASANRDGLLAADRARQTADRSLKLLSMLAEKTRGNLDFTEAEVLSNAVTSLRERLHN comes from the coding sequence ATGGCAAATCCTGAATTCCTCGGCCTCGTTCACTCGCTTCAGGCCACTGCTGAGGCGGCGCTGGGCGACATCAACGCGGCCACGGCCAGCGCCAACCGCGACGGCCTGCTGGCGGCCGACCGTGCCCGCCAGACCGCTGACCGATCCTTGAAGCTCCTGAGCATGTTGGCCGAAAAAACGCGCGGCAACCTCGACTTCACCGAAGCCGAGGTGCTGAGCAACGCCGTGACCTCGCTGCGCGAACGGCTGCACAACTAG
- the dtd gene encoding D-aminoacyl-tRNA deacylase, with the protein MRAVVQRVTGASCEVDGTVTGQIGAGLLVLLGVAPQDTPETARQLAAKLVKLRIFNDDNGKMNRSLADVGGGVLSISQFTLFADTSRGNRPSFLGAAPPEQGKALYAEFNVALRSLGIQVDEGVFGAHMNISLINDGPVTLTLES; encoded by the coding sequence GTGCGGGCAGTGGTTCAGCGGGTCACTGGGGCGAGCTGCGAAGTAGACGGCACGGTGACTGGCCAAATCGGAGCGGGCCTGCTGGTGCTGCTGGGCGTCGCTCCTCAAGACACCCCCGAGACGGCCCGTCAACTGGCCGCCAAATTGGTCAAGCTGCGGATTTTTAATGACGACAACGGCAAAATGAACCGCTCCTTGGCCGACGTAGGCGGCGGCGTGCTGAGCATTTCGCAGTTCACTTTGTTCGCTGATACTTCACGCGGCAACCGCCCCAGTTTTCTGGGAGCCGCGCCGCCGGAACAAGGCAAAGCCCTGTACGCCGAGTTCAATGTTGCCCTGCGCTCGCTGGGCATACAGGTGGATGAAGGTGTGTTTGGAGCGCACATGAACATTTCGCTGATCAACGACGGCCCAGTCACTTTGACGCTGGAAAGCTGA
- a CDS encoding peptidoglycan DD-metalloendopeptidase family protein translates to MKATLFTVSLALLLLGAAGAYTVKKGDTLYSLARDNNLKVEDLRRLNNLTSDNLALGQQLRLSTAERLPAAPPAASPKPAATPPSGFTLTPPPADPVKPTEKPVGKPAAPPTAPPTLIVSKALPPTPSSPPITIRSGSTFKVGDVEIKLPSQLSMGDAFIIKLTGGDAEKVKVSFPSELSEDVRQPNEVLTPSGAAGVYVVPGRVVLGKTTPVIVEIKLESEVVRGIIPLTSKARGPVVKLQLSPQVAKKLTDPGKAAEDAMVNKAYLNRGLPLWVKPFAAPLPNPVIPGSFGQSRTYTPGSPVTYHYGADFPAKLGSSIKAINDGTVVIAGTYPVRGGLVMIDHGGGISSLYFHQSKILVKVGQSVKRGDVIGKVGTSGISEGPHLHLEVRVRGEATNPADWIDRLWP, encoded by the coding sequence ATGAAGGCCACCCTGTTCACCGTTTCTCTCGCACTGCTCCTGCTCGGCGCGGCGGGCGCATACACCGTCAAAAAGGGCGATACGCTCTACAGTTTGGCCCGCGACAACAACCTGAAAGTAGAAGACCTGCGCCGCCTCAACAACCTCACCTCCGACAATTTGGCGCTTGGCCAGCAGCTGCGCCTGAGCACTGCCGAGCGCTTGCCAGCCGCCCCGCCCGCAGCATCGCCCAAACCCGCTGCCACTCCACCTTCCGGCTTTACGCTCACGCCGCCGCCAGCTGACCCGGTCAAACCCACCGAGAAGCCGGTAGGCAAGCCAGCCGCCCCACCCACTGCGCCGCCCACACTCATCGTTTCCAAAGCGCTGCCTCCCACGCCGAGCAGCCCTCCCATCACCATCCGCAGCGGCAGCACCTTCAAAGTCGGCGACGTTGAGATCAAGCTGCCTAGCCAGCTGAGTATGGGCGACGCTTTTATCATCAAGTTGACCGGCGGGGACGCTGAAAAAGTCAAGGTCAGCTTTCCCAGCGAACTCAGTGAGGACGTGCGCCAGCCCAACGAAGTGCTGACCCCTTCCGGCGCGGCAGGGGTCTACGTGGTACCGGGGCGGGTGGTGCTGGGCAAAACCACCCCCGTGATCGTGGAAATTAAACTGGAGAGCGAAGTGGTGCGCGGCATCATTCCACTGACCAGCAAAGCACGCGGCCCGGTGGTCAAGTTGCAGCTCTCGCCGCAGGTCGCCAAAAAACTGACCGATCCGGGCAAAGCCGCTGAGGACGCCATGGTCAACAAGGCTTACCTGAATCGCGGCTTACCACTGTGGGTCAAACCCTTTGCCGCGCCGCTGCCCAATCCGGTGATTCCGGGGTCATTCGGCCAGAGCCGCACCTATACGCCCGGCAGCCCGGTCACGTATCACTACGGCGCGGATTTTCCCGCCAAGCTCGGCAGCTCCATCAAGGCCATCAATGACGGCACGGTGGTCATCGCCGGAACGTATCCGGTGCGCGGCGGCTTGGTGATGATTGATCACGGCGGCGGAATCAGCAGTTTGTATTTCCACCAATCCAAAATCTTGGTGAAAGTCGGTCAAAGCGTCAAACGCGGCGACGTCATCGGTAAAGTCGGCACCAGCGGCATCTCCGAGGGGCCGCATCTGCACCTCGAAGTCCGGGTGCGCGGCGAGGCCACCAATCCCGCCGACTGGATTGACCGGCTGTGGCCTTGA
- the rplQ gene encoding 50S ribosomal protein L17, which translates to MRHGRRGRKLNRNSSARTALARAQATALLREGRIQTTVAKAKELRPYVEKIITTAKAGGLHARRLCAEDIQDNAVLRKLMDEVAPKYAERPGGYTRILKVGVRRGDSAPLALIELV; encoded by the coding sequence ATGCGTCACGGACGTAGAGGGCGCAAGCTCAACCGCAACTCGAGCGCTCGCACCGCGTTGGCCCGCGCTCAGGCCACCGCCTTGCTGCGCGAAGGCCGCATTCAGACCACCGTCGCCAAAGCCAAAGAGCTGCGGCCTTATGTGGAAAAGATCATCACCACTGCCAAAGCGGGCGGCCTGCATGCCCGCCGCCTGTGCGCCGAGGACATTCAGGACAACGCCGTGCTGCGTAAACTGATGGACGAAGTGGCCCCCAAGTACGCTGAGCGTCCTGGTGGTTACACCCGCATCCTGAAAGTGGGCGTGCGCCGAGGCGACTCGGCTCCGCTGGCTTTGATTGAACTGGTGTAA
- a CDS encoding DNA-directed RNA polymerase subunit alpha → MDQKRPQLKARVEGDYGEFTLEPLRRGYGVTVGNPLRRILLSSIPGSAVTSVYIEDVLHEFSTIPGVKEDVIRIILNLKELVVRFHAPGPKTLTLRAGGQGVVKASAFEVPSDAEIVNPDLVIATLAEDGKLVMEVRVEEGEGYVPADKHSTKDRINSIPVDAVFTPVRRVAYHVENTRVGQQTDLDRLILRVWTDGSTSPQDALDKAVDILRDELTVFGNVETLQAEVAPTPVLVPSAPAASYPVYDPAPTQAASISLGDYALGGEVSSPRVTLEGLGLTTRVLHSLKEEGIDSVDALCALSDRDLKKVPGIGERSLDEIKQQLAQFGLALKD, encoded by the coding sequence GTGGATCAAAAGCGTCCCCAGCTCAAAGCCCGTGTCGAAGGCGACTACGGCGAATTTACCTTGGAACCGCTGCGGCGGGGCTACGGCGTCACGGTGGGCAACCCCCTGCGCCGCATCCTGCTCAGCAGCATTCCGGGAAGCGCCGTGACCAGCGTCTATATCGAGGACGTGCTGCACGAATTTAGCACCATCCCCGGCGTCAAAGAAGACGTTATTCGCATCATTCTCAACCTCAAAGAACTGGTGGTGCGTTTCCACGCCCCCGGCCCCAAGACCCTGACGCTCCGCGCCGGTGGTCAAGGCGTCGTCAAAGCCAGCGCTTTCGAGGTGCCCTCCGACGCTGAAATCGTCAACCCTGATCTGGTGATTGCTACCCTCGCCGAAGACGGCAAATTGGTGATGGAAGTGCGCGTCGAAGAAGGCGAAGGCTACGTGCCCGCCGACAAGCACTCGACCAAAGACCGCATCAACTCCATTCCGGTGGACGCGGTGTTTACTCCGGTTCGCCGTGTGGCTTACCACGTGGAAAATACCCGCGTGGGGCAGCAGACCGATTTGGACCGCCTCATCTTGCGGGTCTGGACGGACGGCTCGACCAGCCCCCAAGACGCCCTCGACAAAGCCGTGGACATTCTCCGCGACGAGTTGACGGTGTTCGGTAACGTGGAAACCCTGCAGGCCGAAGTCGCTCCGACTCCGGTACTGGTGCCTTCCGCGCCTGCCGCCAGCTATCCAGTCTACGATCCGGCTCCCACCCAAGCGGCTTCGATCAGCCTTGGCGACTACGCACTGGGCGGTGAAGTCAGCAGCCCCCGCGTCACCTTGGAGGGCCTCGGCCTGACCACCCGCGTGCTGCACTCGCTCAAGGAGGAAGGCATCGACTCGGTGGACGCCCTGTGCGCCCTCTCTGACCGCGACCTCAAAAAGGTTCCGGGCATCGGTGAGCGCAGCCTCGACGAAATCAAGCAGCAACTGGCCCAATTCGGGCTGGCGCTCAAAGACTAA